One region of Pyramidobacter sp. YE332 genomic DNA includes:
- the dnaK gene encoding molecular chaperone DnaK, producing MSKVVGIDLGTTNSCIAVMEGENVTIIPNSEGARTTPSVVAFTKEGERLVGQLAKRQAIVNADNTIMSIKRHMGSDYTVTIEGKKYTPQEISAMILQKMKHDAEDYLGSEVKKAVITVPAYFTDAQRQATKDAGAIAGLDVLRIINEPTAAALAYGENKSGDHKILVFDLGGGTFDVSLLDVGDGVFEVLATRGDNHLGGDDWDMKIVQWMVAEFKKDQGIDLSADKMAMQRLREAAEKAKIELSSMMETTISLPFITADATGPKHLEMKLSRAKFEDLAADLLQRVVAPVKNALSDSGLNASQIDKILLVGGSSRMPAVQAKVKELLGKEPTKGINPDECVASGAAIQGAIMSGDTDKNIVLVDVAPLSLGIETLGGVCTRIIERNTAIPVSKSQVFSTAADNQPSVEIKVLQGERSMAADNVLLGTFSLDGIAPAPRGIPQIEVTFNIDVNGILNVSAKDKGTGKEQKITIQSSSLTKDQIEKMKAEAEAHEAEDTKKKELIEAKNMADSIIYQSEKTLKDLGDKVTPEEKGAVNAKIDELKKAKDGADPEAIKKAVEALNTAMQPIGVRLYQQNARQNPGGADKNEAGGNNDTKKDGDTVDAEFSE from the coding sequence ATGAGCAAAGTCGTAGGTATCGATCTTGGCACCACCAACAGCTGCATCGCCGTGATGGAAGGCGAGAACGTCACGATCATCCCCAACAGCGAAGGCGCGCGCACCACGCCCTCCGTCGTGGCGTTCACCAAGGAAGGCGAGCGCCTCGTCGGGCAGCTTGCCAAACGTCAGGCGATCGTCAACGCCGACAACACCATCATGTCCATCAAGCGCCACATGGGCAGCGATTATACCGTCACCATCGAGGGCAAGAAGTACACGCCCCAGGAGATCAGCGCCATGATCCTGCAGAAGATGAAGCACGACGCCGAGGATTACCTCGGCTCCGAAGTGAAGAAGGCCGTCATCACCGTGCCCGCGTACTTCACCGACGCCCAGCGCCAGGCCACCAAGGACGCCGGCGCCATCGCCGGGCTGGACGTGCTGCGCATCATCAACGAGCCCACGGCCGCGGCGCTGGCTTACGGCGAGAACAAGAGCGGCGACCATAAGATCCTCGTCTTCGATCTCGGCGGCGGCACCTTCGACGTTTCGCTGCTCGACGTCGGCGACGGCGTGTTCGAAGTCCTCGCCACGCGCGGCGACAACCATCTGGGCGGCGACGACTGGGACATGAAGATCGTGCAGTGGATGGTCGCCGAGTTCAAGAAAGATCAGGGCATCGACCTGTCCGCCGACAAAATGGCCATGCAGCGCCTGCGCGAGGCCGCCGAAAAAGCCAAGATCGAACTGTCGTCGATGATGGAGACCACGATCTCGCTGCCGTTCATCACCGCCGACGCCACCGGCCCCAAGCACCTGGAGATGAAACTCAGCCGCGCCAAATTCGAGGACCTCGCCGCCGACCTTCTTCAGCGCGTTGTCGCTCCCGTCAAGAACGCCCTTTCCGACTCCGGCCTGAACGCCTCGCAGATCGACAAGATCCTGCTCGTCGGCGGCTCGTCCCGTATGCCCGCCGTGCAGGCCAAGGTCAAAGAGCTGCTCGGCAAGGAACCCACCAAGGGCATCAACCCCGACGAATGCGTCGCTTCCGGCGCGGCCATCCAGGGCGCGATCATGAGCGGCGACACCGACAAGAACATCGTCCTCGTCGACGTCGCGCCCCTGTCGCTGGGCATCGAGACCCTCGGCGGCGTGTGCACCCGCATCATCGAGCGCAACACGGCCATCCCCGTGTCCAAGAGCCAGGTCTTCTCGACCGCAGCCGACAATCAGCCCTCCGTCGAGATCAAAGTCCTTCAGGGCGAGCGTTCCATGGCTGCCGACAACGTGCTGCTCGGCACCTTCTCGCTCGACGGCATCGCCCCCGCGCCCCGCGGTATCCCGCAGATCGAAGTGACCTTCAACATCGACGTCAACGGCATCCTCAACGTCTCCGCAAAGGACAAGGGCACCGGCAAGGAGCAGAAGATCACCATCCAGTCTTCCAGCCTCACCAAGGACCAGATCGAGAAGATGAAAGCCGAAGCCGAGGCGCACGAAGCCGAAGACACCAAGAAGAAAGAGCTGATCGAAGCCAAGAACATGGCCGATTCGATCATCTACCAGTCCGAAAAGACCCTCAAGGACCTCGGCGACAAAGTCACGCCCGAGGAGAAGGGCGCCGTCAACGCCAAGATCGACGAGCTGAAAAAGGCCAAGGACGGCGCCGATCCCGAAGCCATCAAGAAAGCCGTCGAGGCGCTGAACACCGCCATGCAGCCCATCGGCGTGCGCCTCTATCAGCAGAACGCCCGGCAGAACCCCGGCGGCGCGGATAAAAACGAAGCCGGCGGCAACAACGACACCAAGAAAGACGGCGACACGGTCGACGCTGAATTCAGCGAATAA
- the dnaJ gene encoding molecular chaperone DnaJ: protein MAGTHRDYYEVLGVAHDATADEIKRAFRLKVRDCHPDTHPDDPEAEQKYKEINEAFSVLGNQEKRQRYDRFGTADDAGNPFAGAGPEDIFGDLFGSMFGGFGGPRSRPNAPARGSDLQMVLSITLEEAATGVAKKVAIPRWEPCDHCHGSGSEPGHEPRECPTCHGAGEVRTRVRTLFGDTLSVSTCPTCGGRGTVVEKACTECGGEGRIHRRREQEIKIQPGVDTGTRLRVPGAGELGANGGPPGDLYIVMQVKDHPLFQRDGNDLHRTVSIPFPLAVMGGPSTVGTLIDGDVPFDIPEGTAPGQTIRVKGKGMPRLRGSSRGDLFLHVTVDVPKGSVLSERAAELVKQLAEEMDVATGEKEGLFDKLFGNKKTAAKKKGAKKK, encoded by the coding sequence ATGGCTGGAACGCATCGGGACTACTACGAAGTTCTTGGCGTCGCCCACGACGCGACGGCGGACGAGATCAAGCGCGCCTTTCGCCTGAAAGTCCGCGACTGCCACCCCGACACTCATCCTGACGATCCCGAAGCGGAACAGAAATACAAGGAGATCAACGAGGCTTTTTCCGTCCTCGGCAATCAGGAAAAACGACAGCGTTACGACCGCTTCGGCACCGCCGACGACGCCGGCAATCCCTTTGCCGGCGCCGGCCCCGAGGACATCTTCGGCGACCTTTTCGGCAGCATGTTCGGCGGCTTCGGCGGTCCCCGTTCGCGCCCCAACGCCCCTGCCCGCGGCAGCGACCTGCAGATGGTCCTTTCCATCACCCTCGAAGAAGCGGCGACCGGCGTGGCGAAGAAAGTCGCCATTCCCCGCTGGGAACCTTGCGACCATTGTCACGGCAGCGGCTCCGAGCCGGGGCACGAACCGCGGGAATGTCCCACCTGCCACGGCGCCGGCGAGGTCCGTACCCGCGTGCGCACCCTCTTCGGCGACACGCTCAGCGTCAGCACCTGCCCCACCTGCGGCGGCCGCGGCACCGTGGTGGAAAAAGCCTGCACCGAGTGCGGCGGCGAAGGCCGCATCCACCGCCGCCGCGAGCAGGAGATCAAGATCCAGCCCGGCGTCGACACCGGCACGCGCCTGCGCGTTCCCGGCGCCGGCGAACTGGGCGCCAACGGCGGCCCTCCCGGCGACCTGTACATCGTCATGCAGGTCAAGGACCATCCGCTGTTCCAGCGCGACGGCAACGACCTGCACCGCACCGTCTCCATCCCCTTCCCGCTCGCCGTCATGGGCGGCCCGTCGACCGTCGGCACCCTGATCGACGGCGACGTTCCCTTCGACATCCCCGAGGGGACCGCCCCCGGCCAGACCATCCGCGTCAAAGGCAAGGGCATGCCCCGCCTGCGCGGCTCCAGCCGCGGCGACCTGTTCCTGCACGTCACCGTCGACGTCCCCAAAGGCAGCGTTCTCTCCGAGCGCGCCGCCGAGCTGGTAAAACAGCTCGCCGAGGAAATGGACGTCGCTACCGGCGAAAAGGAAGGCCTGTTCGACAAACTCTTCGGCAACAAGAAAACCGCCGCCAAAAAGAAAGGCGCGAAAAAGAAATAA
- a CDS encoding IS30 family transposase — translation MPQPSPLHFKKRIYSAKSANDSYEKTLHEAREGFNISDAELADIDSFFSPLIKQGQSLYHIIRNNRDTVPCSESTARRLLLSGILEARKIDLPRAVRFKKRKGKRNNMKVDKKCREGRTYNDFLSFSEKHPDMLITEIDSVVGTAGGKVLLTVILRNCNFMLAFLRDKNTAQSVEQIFTMLFTLLGRKRYKSMFQVLLADNGTEFSNPTAIEKGLDGERKSYMFYCNPQAPQEKPKVENNHTLIRRILPKGTTFDNLSQTDINLMMSHINSYGRKKFNGKSPAEIFINLYGEDVLHLLGLELIPPQDICLKRTLLAGK, via the coding sequence CTGCCCCAACCGTCACCGCTGCACTTTAAAAAACGGATCTATTCTGCTAAATCTGCAAATGACTCTTACGAGAAAACTTTGCATGAGGCTCGTGAAGGCTTCAATATCTCCGATGCCGAGCTTGCAGATATTGATTCTTTTTTCTCTCCTCTCATCAAACAGGGGCAGTCTCTCTATCATATTATCCGTAATAATCGAGATACTGTTCCCTGTTCTGAAAGTACCGCCAGACGGCTCCTGCTTTCGGGTATTTTAGAGGCACGGAAAATAGACTTGCCCCGAGCTGTCCGTTTTAAGAAGAGAAAGGGAAAAAGAAATAACATGAAGGTGGATAAAAAATGTCGTGAAGGCCGTACCTACAATGATTTTCTCTCTTTTTCGGAGAAACATCCGGACATGCTTATTACCGAAATCGACAGTGTCGTTGGCACCGCAGGAGGAAAAGTTCTTCTGACTGTCATCTTAAGAAACTGCAACTTTATGCTGGCTTTTTTGAGAGATAAAAATACTGCTCAATCTGTTGAGCAGATTTTTACAATGCTCTTCACTCTTCTGGGCAGGAAACGCTATAAGTCCATGTTTCAGGTCCTTCTTGCTGACAACGGTACAGAGTTTTCCAATCCGACGGCTATCGAAAAAGGTCTGGACGGAGAAAGAAAATCATATATGTTCTATTGCAATCCACAAGCACCGCAGGAAAAACCGAAGGTTGAAAATAATCATACTCTCATTCGAAGGATCCTTCCCAAGGGAACAACTTTCGACAATTTATCCCAAACTGATATCAACCTGATGATGTCTCATATAAACTCATACGGGAGGAAAAAATTTAACGGAAAATCTCCTGCAGAGATCTTTATCAACCTGTATGGCGAGGATGTATTGCATTTACTCGGACTCGAACTTATTCCGCCACAGGATATCTGTTTAAAGCGGACTCTTCTCGCCGGTAAATAA
- a CDS encoding 50S ribosomal protein L11 methyltransferase, whose amino-acid sequence MEHNDNFWWYITLRGPAGLEDVLSSAAESTGCLGSTVTNEGDAVDLQVYYRANQDLGEWLKMLQPYLEPWREIEIKDMGRVENRAWNTEWMDAFPPLNVGEKLVVMAPWHAGKEDPGRLPIFIYPGSAFGTGYHQSTQAVLTLMERWLKPGDVVADIGCGTAILSIAALKMGAERAYARDLDPSVVHEAVRNTLELNGIAEEKLDIAVGDLLKGFEHKVDLLLANILYEPNLAMLPDVAGALNPGGRAIFSGLVVEEGEKFKEKLAENGLRLVDEVRLDDWCGLAVARL is encoded by the coding sequence ATGGAACACAACGACAACTTCTGGTGGTACATCACGCTGCGCGGGCCGGCGGGGCTGGAAGACGTGCTCAGCTCGGCGGCGGAGAGCACGGGCTGCCTCGGCTCGACGGTGACGAACGAGGGCGACGCCGTCGACCTGCAGGTTTATTACCGCGCCAATCAGGATCTGGGCGAATGGCTGAAGATGCTGCAGCCGTACCTGGAACCGTGGCGCGAGATCGAGATCAAGGACATGGGGCGGGTGGAGAACCGCGCCTGGAACACGGAGTGGATGGATGCCTTCCCGCCGCTGAACGTGGGCGAGAAGCTGGTCGTCATGGCGCCGTGGCACGCCGGCAAGGAAGATCCCGGCCGTCTGCCCATCTTCATCTATCCCGGCTCGGCGTTCGGCACGGGCTACCATCAGAGCACGCAGGCGGTGCTGACGCTGATGGAGCGCTGGCTGAAGCCGGGCGACGTGGTGGCCGACATCGGCTGCGGCACGGCGATCCTTTCCATCGCGGCGCTGAAGATGGGAGCGGAGCGCGCCTACGCCCGCGACCTCGATCCGTCCGTCGTGCACGAGGCGGTGCGCAACACTCTGGAACTGAACGGCATCGCCGAGGAGAAACTCGACATCGCCGTTGGCGATCTGCTCAAGGGCTTTGAACATAAAGTCGACCTGCTGCTGGCCAACATCCTTTACGAGCCGAACCTGGCCATGCTGCCCGACGTGGCGGGCGCGCTCAACCCCGGCGGGCGGGCGATCTTCTCGGGGCTGGTCGTCGAAGAGGGCGAGAAGTTCAAGGAAAAGCTTGCGGAAAACGGCTTGCGCCTCGTCGACGAAGTGCGGCTGGACGACTGGTGCGGTCTTGCCGTCGCCAGGCTCTGA
- a CDS encoding MiaB/RimO family radical SAM methylthiotransferase, protein MPSPGSEPLRGRRVTVQALGCRTNLAEAEALASAFQRRGALIVDEPPYDAAVIVTCSVTGAADRKSRQLINRCRRAGKNVCVAVCGCWAQGVGEKKAAAMGVDLLIGNRLKSELPGRVAQWLAGHKRPFEAVRGEMGRKWDALELERSPYFGRAFVKVQDGCDHRCTYCIVPVLRGPSVSRSAADILAEARRCAAAGQFELILTGVHLGLFGRDSGESFAALIRELDKIEGIKRLRFGSLEPFSIGDDLLEALAQSPRFCRHLHLPVQSGDDEILRRMGRGHTAADYLKLVERLREALGSDLHISTDVMCAFPGESETAFENTLALLEAARVGRVHGFRYSPRPGTPAAAMPGQIPAEIALARAERLKKAGRECLAAEARRWIGRAVEVLFEGRQRGHAQGYTRGYFEFRPERESIYDELRKMTVISSKNGVLWGR, encoded by the coding sequence TTGCCGTCGCCAGGCTCTGAGCCGCTGCGGGGGCGTCGCGTCACCGTTCAGGCGCTGGGTTGCCGCACGAACCTCGCCGAGGCGGAAGCGCTGGCCTCGGCGTTTCAGCGCCGCGGCGCGCTGATCGTGGACGAGCCGCCGTACGACGCGGCCGTGATCGTGACCTGTTCGGTGACAGGCGCGGCCGACCGCAAGAGCCGCCAGCTGATCAACCGCTGCCGCCGCGCGGGAAAAAACGTCTGCGTCGCCGTGTGCGGCTGCTGGGCGCAGGGCGTCGGCGAGAAAAAAGCCGCGGCGATGGGCGTCGATCTGCTGATCGGCAACCGCCTCAAGAGCGAACTGCCCGGCCGCGTCGCGCAATGGCTGGCGGGGCATAAGCGCCCCTTTGAAGCCGTGCGGGGCGAGATGGGGCGGAAGTGGGACGCGCTGGAACTGGAACGCTCCCCCTATTTCGGGCGCGCGTTCGTGAAGGTGCAGGACGGCTGCGACCACCGCTGCACGTACTGCATCGTCCCCGTCCTGCGCGGGCCCTCGGTCAGTCGGTCCGCAGCCGACATTCTTGCCGAAGCGCGCCGCTGCGCGGCGGCCGGGCAGTTCGAGCTGATCCTGACGGGCGTGCATCTGGGGCTTTTCGGCCGCGACAGCGGCGAATCCTTTGCGGCCCTGATCCGCGAACTTGACAAAATCGAGGGAATAAAGCGCCTGCGTTTCGGTTCTCTGGAGCCGTTTTCCATCGGCGACGATCTGCTCGAGGCGCTGGCGCAGTCGCCGCGGTTCTGCCGCCATCTTCATCTGCCCGTGCAGTCCGGCGACGACGAGATCCTGCGCCGCATGGGGCGCGGGCACACGGCCGCGGATTATCTGAAGCTGGTCGAGCGTCTTCGCGAGGCGCTGGGAAGCGACCTGCACATCTCCACCGACGTGATGTGCGCGTTCCCCGGCGAGAGCGAGACGGCCTTCGAAAACACGCTGGCGCTGCTTGAGGCGGCGCGCGTCGGCCGCGTGCACGGCTTCCGTTATTCGCCGCGCCCCGGCACGCCGGCGGCGGCCATGCCCGGACAGATCCCGGCGGAGATCGCGCTCGCCCGCGCCGAACGCCTGAAAAAAGCGGGACGGGAATGTTTGGCCGCGGAGGCGCGGCGCTGGATCGGGCGCGCAGTGGAAGTGCTTTTCGAAGGGAGACAGCGCGGCCATGCGCAGGGATATACGCGCGGCTATTTTGAATTCCGTCCCGAGAGGGAAAGTATTTATGACGAACTGCGGAAAATGACGGTGATATCGAGCAAAAACGGGGTTCTTTGGGGCCGTTAG
- a CDS encoding histidine triad nucleotide-binding protein produces MESCPFCAIVQKRLPAEIVYEDENALAFRDIRPQAPVHVLIVPKEHVGSADEVQDPALWSRLMPAVKATAAKLGVSGGYRLVVNCGESAGQTVPHLHIHLLAGRGLQWPPG; encoded by the coding sequence ATGGAATCCTGTCCATTTTGCGCGATCGTGCAGAAGCGGCTTCCCGCGGAGATCGTGTACGAGGACGAGAATGCCTTGGCTTTTCGCGACATCAGGCCGCAGGCGCCCGTTCACGTGCTGATCGTGCCGAAGGAGCATGTCGGTTCTGCCGACGAGGTGCAGGATCCCGCCCTCTGGAGCCGGCTGATGCCGGCCGTCAAGGCGACGGCGGCGAAGCTCGGCGTGTCCGGCGGATACCGGCTCGTCGTCAACTGCGGCGAATCTGCTGGTCAGACAGTCCCCCACCTTCATATCCATTTACTAGCGGGGCGAGGGCTCCAATGGCCCCCGGGTTAA
- the rpsU gene encoding 30S ribosomal protein S21, whose product MTTVVRKDNESIEDVLRRFKRDVSKAGVLREARKKEHYEKPSEARKRKRQELSRRKVRG is encoded by the coding sequence TTGACGACAGTCGTTAGAAAAGACAACGAATCGATCGAAGACGTCCTTCGTCGTTTTAAGAGAGACGTCTCCAAAGCGGGAGTCCTTCGCGAGGCCCGGAAGAAAGAACACTACGAGAAACCCAGCGAGGCGAGAAAGCGCAAGCGCCAGGAACTCTCTCGCAGAAAAGTCAGGGGGTAA
- a CDS encoding GatB/YqeY domain-containing protein, whose translation MSTLTDRVSADLKTAMKEHRELELSVFRMLKAELQKFQADKGVSYELTDDDVISLVGRLVKQRREAAEQYKAAGAGDRAESELAEIEVLDAYLPAQLSAEEVETLVRETAAEIGAAAPKDMGRVMKAVMPRLKGQADGALVKDVVMRVLQG comes from the coding sequence GTGAGCACTTTGACCGATCGGGTTTCCGCCGATCTGAAGACGGCCATGAAAGAGCACCGGGAGCTCGAGCTTTCCGTGTTCCGCATGCTCAAGGCCGAGCTTCAGAAGTTTCAGGCCGACAAGGGCGTCAGCTACGAACTGACCGACGACGACGTGATTTCCCTCGTCGGCCGTCTGGTGAAGCAGCGCCGGGAAGCGGCGGAGCAGTACAAGGCGGCGGGCGCGGGCGACCGCGCCGAAAGCGAGCTCGCCGAGATCGAAGTTCTTGACGCCTACCTTCCCGCCCAGCTCAGCGCCGAAGAAGTGGAGACGCTCGTGCGCGAAACGGCCGCCGAGATCGGCGCTGCTGCGCCCAAGGACATGGGCAGAGTGATGAAGGCTGTCATGCCCCGGCTGAAAGGCCAGGCTGACGGCGCGCTTGTCAAGGACGTTGTGATGCGCGTCCTGCAAGGTTGA
- the nrdR gene encoding transcriptional regulator NrdR: MRCPQCGSMETRVMETRTAEEGRTIRRRRECTACGFRFTTYERVEERKVLWISKKDGRREAFDRSKLVRGISRACERLPVSLDTIEDVAARIEARLRESGDEVSSMAIGELVMKELAEINKVAYVRFASVYREFTDLSSFQREIAKLVSRAGQPEAAGEKKEEKNAPKK, from the coding sequence ATGAGATGCCCTCAGTGTGGTTCCATGGAGACTCGCGTGATGGAAACGCGCACCGCCGAAGAGGGACGCACGATCCGCCGCCGCCGCGAGTGCACGGCCTGCGGGTTCCGCTTCACGACCTACGAGCGCGTGGAAGAGCGAAAAGTGCTGTGGATCTCCAAGAAAGACGGGCGCCGCGAGGCCTTCGACCGCAGCAAGCTGGTCCGCGGCATCAGCCGCGCCTGCGAGCGCCTTCCCGTTTCCCTCGACACCATCGAGGACGTGGCCGCCCGTATCGAAGCGCGCCTGCGCGAAAGCGGCGACGAAGTTTCCAGCATGGCGATCGGCGAACTGGTCATGAAAGAGCTGGCCGAGATCAACAAAGTGGCTTACGTGCGCTTCGCTTCGGTGTATCGCGAGTTCACCGACCTTTCCAGCTTTCAGCGGGAAATCGCCAAACTGGTCTCCCGCGCCGGGCAGCCGGAAGCAGCCGGCGAAAAGAAAGAGGAGAAGAACGCCCCGAAGAAGTGA
- the pgsA gene encoding CDP-diacylglycerol--glycerol-3-phosphate 3-phosphatidyltransferase, which produces MRSLNVPNLLSLSRIFLAPFVMVLLLYTRIGRGIPFLSAYGLDLTYSDLLAGLVFIIAALTDTVDGYIARKKGLITNLGKFIDPLSDKVLVMAALIALLELHRLSGWMVMVIVARDFMVSGLRMVAAAEGQVIAASRLGKLKTVSQIVAIVMMIFRIPYAIYVMYFSIVLTVWSGVVYVANGWELITDAD; this is translated from the coding sequence ATGCGTTCTCTGAACGTTCCCAATCTCTTGAGCCTGTCGCGCATTTTTTTGGCTCCGTTCGTGATGGTTCTGCTGCTGTACACGCGCATCGGCCGGGGCATTCCTTTTCTCAGCGCTTACGGCCTTGACCTGACCTACAGCGACCTGCTGGCCGGTCTGGTCTTTATTATTGCGGCGCTGACCGATACCGTCGACGGCTACATCGCGCGCAAGAAGGGGCTGATCACCAATCTCGGCAAATTCATCGACCCGCTCAGCGACAAGGTGCTGGTCATGGCCGCCCTGATCGCGCTGCTGGAGCTGCACCGCCTCAGCGGCTGGATGGTGATGGTCATCGTCGCCCGCGATTTCATGGTCAGCGGCCTGCGCATGGTGGCCGCCGCCGAGGGGCAGGTCATCGCCGCGTCCCGGCTCGGCAAGTTGAAGACCGTTTCTCAGATTGTCGCCATCGTGATGATGATCTTCAGGATTCCCTATGCGATCTATGTGATGTATTTCAGCATCGTGCTCACCGTCTGGTCGGGCGTGGTCTACGTGGCCAACGGCTGGGAACTGATCACCGACGCTGATTGA